The Coleofasciculus sp. FACHB-T130 genome includes a region encoding these proteins:
- a CDS encoding DNA translocase FtsK, whose product MTFNQQFPEWLESKLLSCAGYWAGLGLAGCFGVLGLSQYGNPNFKVVTNLGGLSCTGFAAYCYYKEKIADENLGILQVARREGKQKQAIQEYACIAVEQLVGATPQILPTGSDAISRIGVSLIQTLNSYKLPCDWAGVATAPSFFRAKLRPHPGIKLNSIQSLDEDLKVALGLSHAPLILPEAGFIAVDIARPDRQIAKFEDYVGRQSNKDLGRVTVAIGVNLDGKLVEADLSDPNTCHLLISGTTGSGKTEWELSAIAFLICRYSPEEVLIAAVDPKRVSFLMLENSPYLYGGSIVKDSDDAIALFEKLVREMEVRYKLFEAERVSDIVAYNAAGKKLPRIVVMVDEFADLMADKLTKERLEESIKRLGAKARAAGIHLLMATQRPEVKVVSGIIKANLPGRVCLRVASIVDGEIALGSPAPAHNLLGKGDLLFQVGSDRQRLQSLLVTNWKGLTDGNHYGSRFASQGQLESDPDPFAHTLEGIPVCEVREEDFLPSLPSVPVREEIDSDWEIFCRIKDGRTQGRKRTPLIQEIFGVSDGGNSFKRALTRYIAIVDKYALDWVLELHQDGLAPGQIIEMIWGVTRDKNRDAYRDAREKLQGIAQVLAERDYSALLKDLEA is encoded by the coding sequence ATGACCTTCAACCAGCAATTTCCTGAATGGCTCGAATCTAAACTGTTATCTTGCGCTGGATATTGGGCGGGCTTGGGATTAGCCGGATGCTTTGGCGTTCTGGGTTTATCTCAATATGGAAACCCCAATTTTAAAGTCGTCACAAATTTAGGCGGTTTGAGCTGTACGGGGTTTGCTGCCTATTGTTACTACAAGGAGAAAATCGCCGATGAAAACCTGGGCATTCTTCAAGTGGCACGCCGGGAAGGGAAGCAAAAACAGGCGATCCAAGAATACGCCTGCATCGCGGTCGAGCAATTGGTAGGAGCGACGCCGCAAATTCTTCCCACCGGGAGCGACGCGATTTCTCGAATCGGTGTCAGCCTGATTCAAACACTCAATTCCTACAAACTGCCTTGCGATTGGGCGGGAGTCGCAACAGCACCTAGCTTTTTTCGCGCTAAATTGCGCCCTCACCCTGGCATCAAGCTGAATTCCATCCAGTCGTTGGATGAAGACTTGAAAGTTGCTTTGGGGCTTTCCCACGCCCCCTTAATTCTTCCAGAAGCTGGGTTTATTGCAGTGGACATTGCCCGACCGGATCGCCAGATTGCAAAGTTTGAAGATTACGTGGGGCGTCAGTCAAATAAAGATTTGGGCAGGGTGACGGTTGCGATTGGGGTTAACCTCGACGGCAAGCTGGTTGAAGCCGATCTTTCAGACCCAAACACCTGTCACCTGCTCATCAGCGGCACCACTGGCAGTGGCAAGACGGAATGGGAGCTAAGCGCGATCGCTTTCCTAATTTGTCGATACTCCCCAGAAGAAGTGTTAATTGCCGCTGTCGATCCCAAGCGCGTCAGTTTCCTGATGCTAGAAAATAGCCCCTATCTCTACGGCGGCTCCATCGTTAAAGACAGCGACGATGCGATCGCGCTGTTTGAGAAGTTGGTAAGAGAGATGGAGGTACGCTACAAATTATTTGAAGCCGAGCGGGTGAGCGATATCGTTGCCTACAACGCCGCTGGTAAAAAACTGCCTCGAATTGTGGTCATGGTGGATGAATTCGCCGACCTGATGGCAGATAAATTAACCAAAGAGAGGCTTGAAGAAAGCATCAAGCGGCTGGGCGCTAAGGCAAGAGCAGCCGGAATCCACTTATTAATGGCAACTCAGCGCCCGGAAGTAAAAGTGGTTAGCGGTATTATCAAAGCCAACTTACCCGGTCGCGTCTGCTTGCGCGTTGCTTCTATCGTCGATGGAGAAATTGCCCTAGGTTCACCAGCTCCAGCTCATAATTTACTCGGAAAAGGCGACTTGCTTTTTCAGGTAGGTAGCGATAGACAACGCCTGCAAAGTCTTTTGGTAACAAATTGGAAGGGTCTAACCGATGGGAATCATTACGGGTCCCGATTCGCCTCGCAAGGTCAACTAGAGTCAGATCCTGACCCATTCGCCCACACATTAGAGGGCATTCCCGTGTGCGAGGTGCGAGAAGAGGATTTCCTTCCGTCCCTTCCGTCCGTCCCGGTGCGGGAGGAAATCGATTCGGATTGGGAGATTTTCTGCCGCATCAAGGACGGAAGGACCCAAGGACGGAAGCGCACGCCCCTGATCCAAGAAATTTTCGGGGTATCCGATGGCGGCAACAGTTTCAAGCGTGCCCTCACCCGTTACATCGCCATTGTGGATAAATACGCCCTCGACTGGGTGCTGGAACTTCACCAGGATGGGTTGGCTCCAGGGCAGATTATCGAAATGATTTGGGGCGTCACTCGCGATAAAAACCGCGACGCCTACCGCGATGCCAGAGAAAAACTGCAAGGCATCGCCCAAGTATTAGCCGAGCGCGATTATTCAGCGCTCTTAAAAGATTTAGAAGCTTGA
- a CDS encoding tape measure protein produces MTSIGSLSVDLELDRSKFDSDLTNLERTKVEPIPVELKIDSASLKKQVQSLNLSSVLNLSGSFGAEDALKDLNKKMQGQIDSALKSSLKNLTDVVTAPFKKIFTGAFEGIGTSITNSFANKAVASFENQMGASLSNLGDTFGKFLGSKFQKINTGSSPTVSAPPAPTPAPEKTKLKLLTQGGILRTESGGIDALEAKSQISSARLKIEQRLTALQQSGKATSKEFNDLLKKTAEIRERIAKDIANESLPDEVKRSLVSLNNTKSKLANLELKLKGELFKTQRTTQKAGFESLSIPLSRVGTGQAGLATSQAELAQTNFARIFSEIARLSGVSKAVLPQLKFDRQMAAGDGLYNRKDNSVTLSGTAQRELQAGKLSEEVFKAIAHELRHALQLRSGKLSEFDIAKGAKAGVSLSSGKPDDMRAVVASVSEFRKKYEEVFGKKLPKDIEKAIKSLEKDAKAFEEIAFKKLAPRLSEILGSNPKVKIKPINDPSAPSKVSPIFSESELGNSERFWRGLEAKFYRRFARLTPQMDGKERRSMVSEATGFFASGAILANPAASAAALLPMLTPLIPMIAAGGMAANFLAPIVSTISQTLQRLEPIQKRFEVSAGSKEGATSEMKFVRGISDNLNVPLVASLEQFSKLSIAAEKTTLEGEKIKELFEAIAITSKSLKFNQQDINGVMFAFTQMLSKGKISAEEVRLQLAEKLPGAIGLFARALKVSVPEFNAMLESGALMSEEVLPKLAKQMKEEFGGAAQEAGISFTSSLVKVENAIFGIQEGFANAYGPAMAMFTNLFADILQMAAVNSKALVTVFGTFTIGLVATVMTGLNVILTGSGVTQKLTAFLIPVLGRVFATLTPFAAGIFSDFLDEIFGAQASVMENMMQGSFNIVYGMIRLIEDLTGSTTKVIDTGIKASGLPGFVDILLGIRKMIPSVLVEYAALFLMLAQTAALVKLALAPMFIHLWATIQAVGASFLASARSGGVFNSAMGTLKAGLSNTGLMINALLAALILLYAKADFKNELEADFNDFSSRAVENLNKIREAAKNAGDEVKNIPGKKGDRDSDNATGYGNFKSKGFDLTLGLGEQFGEGAFRTDDVIKMIRGTSIGKNAQIITLAEKQFYDNQVRTSNIADAINTSIDESKILSPDFNQSKTGQSLQNIRNIDEQIKQLQLSRVDLLESGDGSAGTTKKAVEIDAQIKKLLSQRETEGKPITSFRDATLENVAISENVKESILKSDYNQAAKDAMIALIEPTLKKAQEAKAKLQELNALDLSPLGKQFSQVKTEIEKSNTALESTFEKLQLDSIKGQTDIKKRIADGSLTKDQAPILVNAQEERLLKRRQEALEDFVEVRKKQLRELLAIPNPNKEQTELIKETRKTVAQKSVELAQTEGQVADNQVQGMELSGAAFEKNTQRQIAYQDALNKQKEAREIILIRRQQQARLLTEQQASEEISKISILNTDRQIASIWNQRKAYHDAFLQGKISATQFHDKERELTVQLSDLKKQKVEQELQLRDQVNQRILADLEFANSQAAGVLQRIGQNRSIAVKERQLGGKLNETQAASQLDTVQEDSAYREIDLNKQKLAQLDALERQGVKTAREVATEKLQIQQQIAGQYLQILDQQLAREKRLRDEANAEAESRVAMDNQQAIRAAKETQLGGGKSERETATALEAIAQRTLSQEIALTREKLQQNISTAERRQLEGQLETQLTQAVEQRLATQKRIREEAADALDDQIRQQQRITEEQQNHLDLQGREYDYWLKVDDQLKSILESRRNLSKAMSDAKVASGETALEPIKRAEELFGRLLSEDGLLNKAGSSLASKATANLKDVIVSQIRAAGVAVDPEQLRSLVAQSKESGSAGEAAKAKLAEFELAILDRRQALESQIAAAKAEAIKAEQQHARMMLEIDLRRTDMQARQAYFAAKKADLEARAAVQAAEGERKKAERIEDPRQKDRALADADSKLKIAQEGLGLSRDNLALQEGSLNQQAELFDNARKTLSVQQQMERSQFGASEAARQNAAQLERAERASKRLAENAAAQAGYTVRVGSQEWEQQRQARNDFSNSINAPGDQKSNLIQAAMSMKDNPFFSMMLQQNGMGDIAQLAGQLRDVNPMRVQATMASAKIGNKDVVEELRKLNENISGMASRPTNLNVSTASPVRDAASIYGDLSKQSVRGANL; encoded by the coding sequence ATGACATCTATCGGCTCCCTTAGCGTAGATTTAGAATTAGATCGCAGTAAGTTTGATAGCGATTTAACCAATCTTGAACGAACCAAGGTTGAGCCGATTCCTGTTGAATTAAAAATCGATAGCGCGTCCCTTAAAAAACAAGTTCAAAGCCTGAACTTAAGTTCTGTCTTGAATTTATCGGGAAGCTTTGGGGCAGAAGACGCGCTGAAAGATTTGAATAAGAAGATGCAAGGGCAGATTGATTCTGCTCTCAAATCTTCCCTAAAAAATTTGACTGATGTTGTCACCGCTCCTTTTAAGAAAATTTTCACTGGAGCGTTTGAAGGAATCGGGACAAGTATTACCAATTCTTTTGCCAATAAAGCTGTCGCCTCTTTTGAGAACCAAATGGGGGCATCCCTTAGCAATTTAGGGGATACGTTTGGCAAATTTTTGGGAAGTAAATTTCAAAAAATTAATACTGGTTCAAGCCCAACTGTTTCCGCTCCACCCGCACCCACACCTGCACCTGAAAAGACCAAGCTTAAGCTGCTCACTCAGGGCGGAATCCTTAGAACCGAGTCGGGCGGTATAGACGCCCTAGAAGCCAAAAGTCAAATCAGTTCTGCTCGGTTAAAAATTGAGCAGCGATTGACGGCACTTCAGCAATCCGGCAAAGCAACCTCAAAAGAATTTAACGATTTATTAAAAAAGACGGCGGAAATCAGAGAAAGAATTGCCAAGGATATTGCCAACGAATCGCTGCCTGACGAGGTAAAGCGAAGTCTTGTCTCCCTGAATAACACGAAAAGTAAGCTAGCAAATTTAGAGCTAAAACTCAAAGGAGAATTATTTAAAACTCAAAGAACCACTCAAAAAGCCGGTTTTGAATCCCTAAGCATTCCTCTATCTAGAGTTGGAACAGGGCAGGCAGGTTTGGCAACCAGTCAAGCGGAACTGGCTCAAACTAATTTTGCGCGAATCTTTAGCGAAATCGCTAGACTATCCGGGGTATCCAAAGCCGTTCTGCCGCAGCTTAAATTCGATCGCCAGATGGCAGCGGGCGATGGACTCTATAACAGAAAAGATAACTCCGTCACCTTGTCGGGCACCGCCCAAAGAGAGCTGCAAGCCGGGAAATTATCCGAAGAAGTATTCAAGGCGATCGCTCACGAGTTACGCCATGCCTTGCAACTCAGATCCGGGAAGCTTTCAGAGTTTGATATCGCCAAAGGGGCGAAAGCTGGTGTTTCCTTGTCAAGTGGCAAGCCCGACGATATGCGGGCAGTCGTCGCTTCGGTCAGCGAATTTCGCAAGAAGTATGAAGAGGTTTTCGGCAAAAAACTCCCCAAAGATATCGAAAAAGCGATTAAAAGCTTAGAGAAGGACGCGAAAGCCTTTGAGGAAATTGCTTTTAAGAAGTTAGCGCCCCGCCTTTCTGAAATACTCGGCAGCAATCCCAAAGTCAAGATTAAGCCCATCAACGACCCTTCTGCCCCGTCGAAAGTATCGCCAATCTTTTCGGAATCGGAGCTGGGGAATTCCGAGCGGTTTTGGCGCGGTTTGGAGGCGAAATTTTATCGGCGCTTTGCCCGTCTTACGCCACAGATGGACGGGAAAGAAAGGCGCTCGATGGTTTCGGAGGCAACCGGCTTTTTCGCCTCTGGGGCGATTCTTGCCAACCCAGCAGCTTCAGCAGCGGCACTGCTACCCATGCTCACGCCGCTGATTCCGATGATTGCAGCAGGAGGGATGGCAGCAAACTTCCTCGCCCCGATTGTATCGACCATTTCGCAGACCCTACAGCGCTTAGAGCCAATTCAGAAGCGGTTTGAAGTGTCGGCAGGGTCAAAGGAAGGCGCAACTTCTGAAATGAAGTTTGTTCGCGGTATTTCTGATAATTTAAATGTCCCTTTGGTTGCCTCCTTAGAGCAATTTTCAAAGCTTAGTATTGCCGCTGAAAAAACGACGCTAGAAGGGGAAAAAATAAAAGAGCTTTTTGAAGCGATCGCAATCACTTCTAAGTCCTTAAAATTCAACCAACAAGATATCAACGGGGTAATGTTCGCATTTACCCAAATGTTGAGTAAGGGCAAAATAAGCGCCGAGGAAGTGCGCCTTCAGCTTGCGGAAAAATTACCCGGAGCCATTGGACTATTTGCAAGAGCTTTAAAAGTTTCCGTTCCCGAATTCAACGCCATGCTAGAAAGTGGCGCTCTTATGTCCGAGGAGGTGCTGCCAAAACTCGCCAAACAAATGAAAGAAGAGTTTGGAGGCGCGGCTCAAGAAGCGGGAATTAGCTTTACCAGTTCGCTGGTTAAAGTCGAAAATGCAATCTTTGGAATCCAAGAAGGATTCGCCAATGCTTACGGGCCAGCAATGGCAATGTTTACCAATTTATTTGCCGATATTCTTCAGATGGCAGCGGTAAATAGTAAAGCCTTGGTGACTGTTTTTGGCACCTTCACGATTGGTCTGGTAGCGACGGTGATGACGGGCTTGAACGTCATCTTGACCGGATCTGGCGTTACCCAAAAGCTCACTGCGTTTTTAATTCCCGTCTTGGGGCGTGTTTTCGCCACACTTACGCCCTTTGCAGCCGGAATATTTTCTGACTTTCTAGATGAAATATTTGGCGCTCAAGCCTCGGTCATGGAAAACATGATGCAGGGTTCGTTCAATATTGTCTATGGAATGATTCGCTTAATTGAAGACTTAACCGGGTCAACAACCAAGGTGATTGATACGGGAATCAAAGCTTCCGGGTTGCCTGGATTTGTCGATATATTGCTTGGCATCAGGAAGATGATTCCGAGCGTTCTAGTTGAATATGCCGCGCTATTTTTGATGCTGGCTCAAACGGCGGCGCTCGTAAAGCTAGCCCTCGCCCCAATGTTTATTCATCTATGGGCAACGATTCAGGCGGTCGGAGCAAGCTTTCTCGCCTCAGCTCGTAGCGGCGGGGTATTTAATTCAGCCATGGGAACGCTGAAGGCTGGATTGAGCAACACAGGTCTGATGATAAACGCACTACTTGCTGCGCTTATCCTGCTGTACGCCAAAGCTGATTTCAAGAATGAACTAGAAGCAGACTTTAACGATTTTTCCAGCAGGGCTGTTGAAAATTTAAACAAAATTAGAGAGGCGGCGAAAAATGCGGGCGATGAAGTTAAAAATATTCCCGGCAAAAAAGGCGATAGGGATAGCGACAATGCAACTGGGTATGGAAACTTCAAGTCTAAAGGTTTTGACTTGACCCTAGGACTGGGAGAGCAGTTTGGAGAAGGTGCATTCCGGACGGATGACGTAATTAAAATGATTAGGGGGACAAGTATTGGAAAAAATGCCCAGATAATAACACTCGCTGAGAAGCAGTTTTATGACAATCAGGTGAGAACTTCAAATATTGCTGATGCCATCAATACTTCTATTGATGAGTCAAAAATACTTTCTCCAGACTTCAATCAATCAAAAACGGGTCAATCGCTGCAAAATATTAGAAATATAGATGAGCAAATAAAGCAACTTCAATTGAGTCGGGTAGACTTGCTGGAATCAGGGGACGGCAGTGCAGGTACTACTAAAAAGGCAGTGGAGATAGACGCGCAAATAAAGAAACTCCTGTCTCAAAGAGAAACTGAAGGCAAGCCCATCACCAGTTTCCGCGACGCGACACTTGAGAATGTAGCGATTTCAGAAAATGTCAAAGAATCAATCTTAAAAAGTGATTATAATCAAGCGGCAAAAGATGCAATGATTGCCCTGATTGAGCCTACTCTTAAGAAAGCACAAGAAGCGAAGGCAAAACTGCAAGAATTAAATGCTTTAGATTTATCTCCTCTAGGCAAACAGTTCTCCCAGGTTAAAACGGAAATAGAGAAGAGCAACACCGCTTTAGAATCTACATTTGAAAAACTACAGCTTGACAGTATCAAAGGTCAAACCGACATCAAAAAGAGAATTGCGGATGGCTCTTTAACGAAAGACCAGGCACCCATCCTCGTCAACGCTCAAGAGGAAAGATTGCTCAAGCGCAGACAAGAGGCGCTAGAAGACTTTGTAGAAGTTCGCAAAAAACAGCTTAGAGAATTACTGGCGATTCCTAATCCGAACAAAGAACAAACAGAACTCATTAAAGAAACCCGAAAAACGGTTGCCCAAAAAAGCGTAGAACTCGCTCAAACAGAAGGACAGGTTGCCGACAATCAAGTTCAAGGGATGGAGTTGAGCGGGGCAGCTTTTGAAAAAAATACACAGAGGCAAATCGCCTATCAAGATGCTTTAAACAAGCAAAAAGAAGCCCGCGAGATAATCCTGATTCGTCGCCAACAGCAAGCGCGGCTGCTAACAGAACAACAGGCATCTGAAGAAATCAGTAAAATTTCTATTCTGAATACCGATAGACAAATTGCCAGCATCTGGAACCAGCGCAAGGCTTACCACGATGCATTCCTGCAAGGAAAAATTAGCGCGACTCAGTTCCATGATAAAGAGCGGGAATTGACGGTACAGCTCTCCGACCTTAAAAAGCAAAAAGTAGAGCAGGAATTACAGCTTCGAGATCAAGTTAATCAGCGCATCTTGGCGGATCTGGAATTTGCCAACTCTCAAGCGGCGGGAGTCCTTCAGCGCATCGGGCAGAACCGCTCCATCGCCGTCAAGGAGAGACAGCTCGGCGGCAAGCTCAACGAAACCCAGGCGGCATCACAGTTAGACACCGTCCAAGAGGACAGTGCTTACCGGGAGATCGACCTAAATAAGCAGAAACTCGCCCAGTTAGACGCGCTGGAGCGACAGGGGGTAAAAACCGCCAGGGAAGTTGCCACCGAAAAATTACAAATTCAGCAGCAAATCGCGGGTCAATACCTGCAAATCCTCGACCAACAGCTGGCGCGAGAAAAGCGACTGAGAGACGAAGCGAATGCCGAAGCTGAGTCGCGGGTTGCTATGGATAATCAGCAAGCAATTCGCGCGGCTAAAGAAACTCAGCTCGGAGGTGGAAAAAGCGAACGCGAGACAGCTACGGCACTGGAAGCGATCGCCCAACGCACGCTCTCCCAGGAGATCGCCCTCACCAGGGAGAAGCTTCAGCAAAACATCTCCACGGCTGAGCGCAGGCAACTGGAAGGACAACTCGAAACCCAGCTCACTCAAGCAGTCGAGCAGCGTCTTGCCACTCAAAAGCGAATTAGAGAAGAAGCAGCAGATGCATTAGACGATCAAATTCGTCAGCAACAACGCATCACCGAGGAACAGCAAAACCACCTGGATCTGCAAGGTCGCGAGTATGACTACTGGCTCAAGGTTGACGACCAACTCAAGAGCATCCTTGAAAGCCGTCGCAACTTATCCAAGGCAATGTCCGACGCCAAAGTTGCTTCTGGTGAAACAGCACTGGAGCCAATCAAAAGGGCGGAGGAACTATTTGGGCGGCTGCTGAGCGAAGATGGGCTGCTCAATAAGGCTGGCTCATCCCTCGCCAGTAAAGCCACAGCTAACCTCAAAGATGTGATTGTCAGTCAAATTCGCGCCGCTGGTGTTGCTGTCGATCCCGAACAACTGCGATCGCTTGTGGCTCAATCTAAAGAATCGGGCAGCGCTGGTGAAGCGGCAAAAGCCAAGCTGGCTGAATTTGAATTAGCGATTCTAGATAGGCGTCAAGCGCTGGAAAGTCAAATCGCAGCGGCTAAGGCTGAAGCAATTAAAGCCGAACAGCAACACGCTCGAATGATGCTAGAAATTGACCTGCGGCGCACAGATATGCAAGCGCGGCAAGCTTACTTTGCCGCTAAGAAAGCCGACTTGGAGGCTCGTGCCGCAGTCCAAGCAGCTGAGGGCGAAAGGAAGAAAGCAGAGCGAATTGAAGACCCCAGACAGAAGGATAGAGCTTTGGCAGACGCCGATTCCAAGCTTAAAATCGCTCAAGAAGGGTTGGGATTATCCAGGGATAATCTTGCCCTACAAGAGGGCAGTCTTAACCAGCAAGCGGAACTCTTTGACAATGCCCGAAAAACGCTCAGCGTTCAGCAGCAGATGGAGCGATCGCAGTTTGGCGCATCGGAAGCTGCCCGTCAAAATGCGGCTCAACTGGAACGTGCCGAAAGAGCCTCGAAACGGCTGGCGGAAAATGCAGCGGCTCAGGCGGGATACACCGTCAGAGTCGGCAGCCAGGAGTGGGAGCAGCAACGGCAAGCCCGCAATGATTTCTCTAATTCCATCAACGCTCCTGGCGATCAGAAATCAAATCTCATCCAAGCAGCCATGTCCATGAAGGACAACCCCTTCTTCTCGATGATGTTGCAGCAAAACGGGATGGGGGACATCGCCCAGCTAGCGGGTCAGCTTAGAGATGTTAACCCAATGCGAGTACAAGCGACGATGGCTTCTGCCAAGATTGGCAATAAAGACGTGGTGGAAGAGCTTAGGAAGCTCAACGAGAACATCTCTGGCATGGCGAGTCGCCCCACCAACCTAAACGTCTCAACGGCAAGCCCCGTAAGAGATGCGGCGAGTATTTATGGGGATTTG
- a CDS encoding CPXCG motif-containing cysteine-rich protein, with protein MQSTSEYFCAYCGEPNVTFVDLSAGGQQSYIEDCQVCCRPNILYIRFDEETLDIEIDSEYEG; from the coding sequence ATGCAATCAACATCTGAGTATTTTTGTGCCTATTGCGGCGAACCAAATGTTACATTTGTTGACCTGAGTGCTGGGGGTCAGCAGTCGTATATTGAAGATTGCCAAGTTTGCTGTCGCCCAAATATTCTCTACATCCGATTTGATGAAGAAACCCTTGACATTGAAATCGATAGCGAATACGAAGGCTAA
- a CDS encoding GIY-YIG nuclease family protein, which yields MSDIVQSNQNVPVEHQNVPEGHRGLHDFLYSSDDEHAAPEIATPVDLENDGTEVLPLQSWCDRVQNAKIAGVYAVLDTQYQTQYIGYSRNVLLSLNGHVAQNGRETCAFVRVQAFKFPKRTDMENLREAWISELGSVPPGNAEVSEMWASTVGEVAKAAMSPEERNAYEEKKLKLRKAMADSTLTKDLADAEESDAERQQKLEAAVNNDDWSAVIEGQTRETHS from the coding sequence ATGTCCGACATTGTACAGTCAAACCAGAATGTGCCCGTTGAACACCAAAATGTACCCGAAGGGCACCGGGGGCTGCACGACTTTTTGTATAGCTCCGACGACGAACACGCTGCCCCTGAGATAGCGACTCCTGTCGATCTCGAAAACGATGGAACTGAAGTGCTACCGCTTCAGAGTTGGTGCGATCGCGTCCAGAATGCGAAAATTGCTGGGGTGTACGCTGTGTTAGATACCCAATACCAGACGCAATATATCGGCTACTCGCGGAATGTACTGCTTTCCCTGAATGGTCATGTCGCTCAAAATGGGAGAGAAACTTGCGCGTTTGTGCGGGTGCAGGCGTTCAAGTTCCCGAAACGCACGGACATGGAAAATTTGCGAGAGGCGTGGATTTCCGAACTCGGCAGCGTTCCGCCTGGTAACGCTGAGGTCAGTGAGATGTGGGCTAGCACGGTGGGCGAAGTTGCAAAAGCAGCCATGTCGCCCGAAGAGCGCAACGCCTATGAGGAGAAAAAGCTCAAACTTCGCAAGGCGATGGCAGATAGCACGCTCACTAAGGATCTTGCAGATGCCGAGGAAAGTGATGCCGAGAGGCAGCAAAAGCTAGAAGCGGCAGTGAATAACGACGACTGGAGTGCTGTCATCGAGGGACAGACGCGGGAAACTCATTCGTAA
- the xisF gene encoding fdxN element excision recombinase XisF, which yields MRKIGYARVSSREQAETHALEQQISRLKLAGATEIFSDIESGSRDSRPSFQAVMNLVRDRVPDEVIVTRIDRLGRSLLSCRKALDEFRASGVPLRVLDGSVDLSTASGRAFASQMAIWAEFEADMLSERTRHGWQHLKNQKRAVNAPFGYEAVKEGGHRLSAAVYRDTGKTNAQIAREIIEAFLRIGTLTGTLRELNRKYGDRVREGCGKEYPRSVRGLADWLRSPVLQGHLVYYKRQPGEKASATNRLIIYNAHPQERLLSDEEARVIEEIIATARAVRGWGTTMPHHPLSGLIRCAQCGKGFYINGGDRCRSYYQCQGYSLGICSSKKMIKETVVEAEVVQRLIQRSAEIAAYSSSTIQPAESEELKSLRDRLFGLEQVVERFGSEKTIETAIESIRSQIDNLVYQADNTARSGDADRHLLENFSDPDFWLTLLLAEKRSIYRALVDRVTIRDGAVVKVLLKV from the coding sequence ATGAGAAAAATTGGTTATGCAAGGGTTAGTTCTAGAGAACAAGCGGAGACGCACGCCCTAGAGCAGCAAATCTCTCGATTGAAGCTTGCCGGGGCGACGGAGATTTTCAGCGACATAGAATCAGGCTCTCGTGATAGTCGCCCCAGTTTTCAAGCAGTCATGAACCTGGTACGAGATCGCGTACCAGACGAAGTAATTGTCACACGTATTGATCGCTTGGGGCGCAGTCTCTTATCCTGTCGCAAAGCTTTGGATGAATTTCGCGCTTCTGGTGTCCCGCTTCGCGTCCTGGATGGCTCGGTTGACCTCTCCACTGCTAGCGGTAGAGCGTTCGCTTCTCAAATGGCAATCTGGGCAGAGTTTGAAGCGGATATGCTCTCGGAACGCACTCGACACGGATGGCAGCACCTCAAAAACCAAAAACGGGCGGTGAATGCACCCTTTGGATACGAAGCGGTAAAAGAAGGCGGGCACCGGCTCTCGGCGGCTGTGTATCGAGACACGGGCAAAACGAACGCCCAGATTGCCAGAGAAATTATTGAAGCGTTTTTGAGAATTGGAACCTTGACCGGAACGCTACGAGAACTCAACCGAAAATATGGCGATCGTGTTCGTGAGGGCTGCGGAAAAGAATATCCTCGCAGCGTTCGTGGATTGGCTGACTGGCTTCGCTCCCCGGTTCTGCAAGGGCACCTCGTCTACTACAAGCGCCAACCCGGAGAAAAAGCAAGCGCCACCAATCGCCTCATCATCTACAATGCCCATCCCCAAGAGCGCCTGTTGTCCGACGAGGAGGCGAGAGTTATCGAAGAAATTATCGCTACAGCTCGTGCGGTTCGAGGGTGGGGCACGACCATGCCCCACCACCCGCTGAGCGGGCTGATTCGGTGCGCCCAATGCGGCAAGGGATTCTATATTAACGGCGGCGACCGCTGCCGCAGCTACTACCAGTGCCAAGGCTACTCGCTCGGAATTTGCTCGTCCAAGAAGATGATTAAAGAAACCGTTGTTGAGGCAGAGGTTGTCCAAAGATTGATCCAAAGAAGTGCGGAAATTGCTGCGTATTCCAGCAGCACTATTCAGCCCGCCGAATCGGAAGAATTGAAAAGTTTGCGCGATCGCTTATTTGGGCTAGAGCAAGTTGTCGAGCGATTTGGTAGTGAAAAAACGATTGAGACGGCGATTGAAAGCATTCGCTCCCAGATAGATAATCTGGTCTACCAAGCCGACAACACTGCTCGTTCTGGCGACGCCGACCGCCATCTGTTAGAAAATTTCTCCGATCCCGATTTCTGGCTAACGCTTCTCCTTGCAGAAAAGCGCTCCATCTATCGAGCGCTGGTAGATAGGGTAACGATTCGAGATGGAGCGGTGGTTAAAGTGCTATTGAAAGTTTGA